Below is a window of Leptospiraceae bacterium DNA.
TGGCTTTGATTTCATGGAAAAAGAAAAGATGTATACCGAGTTTTTAATGAGAAATGATTATCGCCTTCATCTTTATCAAAAGGACGAGGCAAAAATCGGAAGAAAAATGGGACATTGGAATTATCTAGGAAATAAATCTTACGATGAAGCATTTCCTGAATAATTGAATTTATTGATTGAAAAAAATAGATTTAAAATTACAAAGACTATGTAAGCTCTGTGTATGATAATCAGAATAAAACTACTTTAATAAAGCTCTTTGATTGTCGAAGATGTAATTAAAGTAACATTAGATTTTTCTAATATGGTTTACCGGAATACTACATAGACTCTTTGAAAAATTATAAAATTGGATTATAGAATCATGACAAAAAAAATAGCCTTAATATTCTTATTGCATTTACTTTTTTTTAGTTCTACCTTGTTCTCTGAGACTATCCTTTTAAGGAATGGACAAATCATTCAGGGAAAAGTATTAGGGCATGATTCAGAGTCTGTAACGATTAATACGGAAGGCGCAACAAAGGTAATTCCCAAGAGCACTGTTCATAAAGTTATTTTTTCGTCTAATTCAGCGGATATACAAAAAATAATTCAAGAAAAGAAAAAACAGGCAAAGTTACAGAAAAAATCCGATTCGGACAGACCGGATGACGATGAGGAAATATCCTCCTTAGAAGAAATGGTCGATGACAAACAAGATATTACTAAGAAGGTCAGCATGCTTGAACAAAAAATCGACAAGTATGAAAAGAAAATTTCAAACTTACGAAGTAAAATCAGTAAGCTGAAGCAGAAAATTAAAAGTAAGTCTAACGCTGAGTAGGCGTTACTTTAAAAGCTCTTTGGGTAACTTGAAATTCATTGAGTCCTCTCTAGAGTCTGGAAAGTTTTCTACTATTACATCTGGATAGAAACTTAGAATTTTTGCGATGATCTCGTCAATCAATACTTGTGGAGAGGATGCACCGGCAGTAATTCCCATTGTTTCTATATCCAAGCGATCTAAATCTTCTTTTTTTATTTCATCTGCAGAGCTGACTCGAAATGACTTTGCTTTTTTCTTTTGAGCAAGTTGGACCAATCGCATTGAGTTAGAGCTATTAGGCGCTCCTATCACTAGCATTGCATCAATGGAATCCATCATTGACTCTACTGCTTCCTGTCTTTCCGTTGTAGCGTAGCAAATATCGTCTTTATCGGGATGCTCTACACTTGGGAAAACTTCTGCAATTTTATCGATTACTTTTTTTGTGTCACTCACCGATAGAGTTGTTTGCATTAAGTAGGTCAGTGGTTTATTCGGATTAACCTTTCCTTTAAGAGACAATACATCTTCTTCGGACTCAACTAAGAACATTTCTGCTTCGCCCATAGTTCCAATTGCTTCATCATGTCCTTCGTGTCCAATGTATATAATTTGGTGGGTTTCTTTTAACTTCTTTGCCTTTCTATGAACTCTCGTTACAAGAGGACAGGTTGCATCCCCAATGCGCATATTTTTATCTTTTGCAGTCTGAACAACTTCTGGTGAAACACCATGTGCGCTGAAAATTACAATGGAACTTTCAGGTGCTTCATCGAGTTCATTGATAAATTTAATTCCTTTTTTTTCCATATCATTTACGACTCGCCTATTATGGACAATTTCTTTACGCACATAGATTTGCTCGTTTTGATAAATAGAATGAACATTCTCCACGAAGGATATTGCATATTTGACGCCAGCACAAAAACCGCGCGGATTGGAAAGATATATTTTATTCAAGGGGGATTCCTTTTATTCTTTAAAACTATAAAGTTATTCTTTTTAAATCTTAGACCAGATGCAATCAAAAATTCTCAATAAATTGTAAAGGAAAAAAGAAGCAAATGAGAAGAACTTTTTTTTCCTTGCGGAATACAAAGTTCCCAAGAGTTAATCGCGTCTCTCTCAATTTTCGTATTTTGAAAAAACTCTTTGTCATTGCCATTCAAAATCGAAAAATGAATTTTTGATTCCATTTCATTAATGAATTTTAAATCAAAAGTTATCGGCTTATTTTTCTCTATGCCAAAGTCCAGTTCTTTTGAATTCATATACAACTTATGATTTTCAACTTCTAGTTTTAATAGAGTCTTTGAATTTGAACTCATTACACCCTTTAGGTAAAATAGAATTATCCGCTCACTACTATTTTGATCGGAGAAAACGGTTGTGATTCTTTGTGTGTCTTTTTTTAGTTTTTTACAGACTCCTTGCACTAAGGAAGTTGGATAAATTGGAAAGCCAATGTTTGCATCTACTATTTCTTTTTTGGATGCAGAATAATTTCCATAGAAACCATCTGGAATTTCTTGTGGATTCCAATCATTGAAGTCCACTGTTATAAAATTACTTAGTTTTGAAATTTCTTTCTCAAATGATTTTGCCTTTGCCGAATTGAAATTACTTTTTTTTAAGAAAGGAGAAAAAATCCATCCGACTGTGTCCGTCTTCCAAACATATATTTGAATCCACTTTCCCGTTTTGTTTCCTATGCTGGTAGTGTTATAATCAGAGTCTACTTGAAAGACTTCTTCTTCATTTAGTTTTCCAATATTCGCATTTTCAGTGCCAGGACCTGATCGCAAATTTACATTAGTCCCTTCTGAAATAAAGAAATGATTTTTTAAATCTGTCTCGTCTTTGCTAGCTAGAAAATGTAGAATTTGAATAAATTTTTCTTTTGCTTCATCACTTAGGCTTATGATAATGCCTAGTTTCATTGATTCAATCCACACTGCCTTAAATTCTTGTAAGAAAAGCCTTGGATCTATTTCCAAAATATCCATTAGTAAAAAACTATTTTCCGAAATTTCATTCGTGCTGAAAGTATATTTGAATCTATCCAATATTGATTTGTTTTTATAGTATTTTGAATTTGTAATAGATTTTTCATAGATATCATCTATCGTTGGTAAATTACCATTATCCGTAGTAATGATTTTTATTTTTAAGCCAGTCTTAGTTTCTAAACTATGGAAGTATTGTTTATTTGAATACTTTTCTTCTGTCTTTTTTTTTCGTAGAAAACTTTGAAACTTGGAAATACCTTTAGAGCTAAGGTAGAGCTCTTCTTCTGTTAGCTTGGATTTATTCTTATTGGAGAATTCTAAAAGTTTTTCGTATTCCTCTTTTTCTAACCAGTTGTTTATTTTTTCGAGATTAGTCTTGGAACAGCTTGTAATGAGGATAATGAGTAATGGGAATAGAATTTTATACATTGCATTTTCTATTTTATAAAAGAAATTAATCATGGCAAGTAAAAATGGCTGATAGATAAGTTATATCCGCGCTGGTCTTGGAACAATTCCTTCTTTGTTTTACAAAAGCAGCGCGAAGTGATTGATTGGAAATTATTTAATGCAAATAATGGTTGTTATTCTACTGGGTTGATGCCTATTTTCTTTTCAATTTCTTTAATTCTAGAAGCCCATTTATTGAATGTAACTAGATGTTTTATATTCACACGAGCTTTTTGAAATTCAGCGAAGGTCATTCCCCAATCCCAGCCAATATAAACGTCTGGCTTTTTAGGAGATGTTCTCATTCCCGTTCCTCCGGCAACGATTGTTCCCTCCGGCACATTCAAATGATCGCTAATGCAACATCCGCCGCCAATAATTACACCGTTTCCAATTGTAGTGCTACCGGCTACTCCTGATTGTCCAGCTATTATAACATTATTTCCTATGATGACGTTATGCGCAATATGAACCATATTATCAAACTTACAACCACTACCTATAATTGTATCAGCTAACCCACCTCTATCCACTGTGCAATTTGAGCCGATTTCGACATTGTCGCCTATGATTACCTTTCCGACTTGTGGGATTTTATGATGAATTCCGCCTGAGGCTACAAACTTAAAACCATCTCCGCCAAATGTAGAGTTGCCAAAGACTGTAAAATTATTTCCTATCTTTATTTCTCTATGAAAGACACAGTTCATACCAATGCGGGCGTTGTTTCCAATTGTAACATTCTCTCCTATCTTAACCCCATCTTCTAGAATACAATTCTCTCCAATTTGAGAATTTGCTCCAATGACAACAAAGTGGCCGATGCTTGTACCTTGTCCAATCTTAGCTGATTTGTGGATAACGGCAGTTTCCGCAATTACCCCGTCGGGTTTGGGAGAAGGATATATGAGTTCTAAAACTTTTGCCAGTTGAATATCTACATTGTCTACTACTAAGAGAGGATAATTAGAGATACTCCCTGAAATCTCTTCATTGACTATAAGAGCAGTAGCCTTAGTTTTTTTTGCTTCCGCCAAATGTGATTTAGCTGACAGGTAAGAAATGAATTGCTCTTGGTTCGCATTCAGTGGTGCTACAGATGTGAATCGCACGGATTCAGGATTTTCCGTGTTCAAAATTTTTGAATTCGGGATTAGTTCGTATACTTGCTTTAGGGTAAACTCTTTCAATGGTTGGTCTCCTTAATTTCTATTCCATTAATTTAATTAATGTAAAAAATTTCTAGTCAAATTATATTTTGTTTTTTCTGAATTAAAAAGATTTACTATCCTAGTCATATTTCGAGAATTTGTTTCAAAGGAAATACCCTATAATGACTGATAGGCAAATTATATCTGTGAATCCACTGATGCAAACTTTCCTTTCAATGAAAGCGCTCTTTTAGTTCTTTTCGTAAAATCTTACCGGATAGATTTCGGGGAATTTCATTCACAATGAATATCTGGCGAGGAATTTTAAAGCTTGCAAAAGAATTCTTAGCAAAACTCCTTATTTCAGGATAATCAATATTAGTTCCAGGTCGTAGAACTAGAAATGCTGTGACTATTTCACCGTATTCGTTGTCTGGAATTCCGACCACAGCCACATCTACAATATTCGGATGTGTGGCTAATACGCGTTCTACTTCAATGGGATAAATATTTTCTGACTTTGACAGAATCATATCATTTTTCCTATCGAATAGAAATAAATACCCCTCTTCATCTAAAAGTCCAATGTCGCCCGTATGAAACCAATTTTCATCATCGAATTCTTTTTGCTCTAACCCATGAGAGTTTGTATATCCTGAAAATACATATTCCCCCTTAATACAGACTTCACCCAATTCATTTACTTTCGCTTTTTCTCCACTTTCTTTCTTTATACAAATATCCATTTCGGGAGAAGGTTTTCCAACTGAGGATAATCGGTGTATGTCTTCTTTAGTTGCGCCATCAGCAAGTCCTTTCTCCTGCACATCAAAGCGAAGTAAGGATGAAATACCACTCGTCTCCGTCAGTCCATAGGCACCTGTGAAGTAGCATTGAAAAATCTTTTTCGCATTTCTTAGAATGATTTCTGAAATGGGAGATCCACCATGCTGAATATTTCTAAGACTAGAAAAGTTAAGCTTTCCTAGCTCTGGCAAATGTAAAATAGCCTGTAGCATGGCTGGAACGAGTAGAGCGTTCGTAATTTTTCTTTCTTCAATTGCTTTAATTACGAGCAATGGATCAAATTTTCTAAAGAGAATATTCTCTCCTCCGATATAAAGGGTTAATAGCGAGTATCCAACACCACCGATATGAAAAAATGGGGCACAAACTAGGTTAATAGAATCTGCACCGAAGCCCGGAAGCTCTGTCGCCAGATTTCTAACTACAGAAAGTAAATTCTTGTTAGAAAGTGGAACTTTTTTGGGAAAGCCTGTCGTTCCAGATGTATACAATTCAACGAAGATATCTTCTTCTGATACGAGGATGTGTTCTTTAAAAAAAATCGAAGAAAAAGAAGTGGCATTTACGGATGATAAAAGTATTTTCTTAGTTTCAATTTTATTTGCGATCTCTTCAAATTCGTTCCCGTAGAATAGAGTTTGAACTTTGGCATCGACTAGAATAGATTCAATTTCCCGCGGAGTAAGCCGCCAATTAAGGATAATAGGTATTGCCCCCAATGCGTTTGCAGCAAATAGTAAGAATAATGTGGAAGGAGTATTGAAGTCTAAAATGGAAAATTTATCTCCCTTCTTTATTTCTAAAGATAATAGATAGTTTGCGCTTTGGTTTGTTGATTTGAGTAAATCAGAATAGGAAAAAGATCTTCCTTCAAAGAAAAGAGCTTTTCTATTTGGATGCGTATTGGCTCGAAATTTTAAAAGTTCATAAATTGTTTTCATAATTTGAGTTTTCCTTGAGTAGCATACTGAATTCCCCATCCTAGATTGTAGCCTGCGCATACTGGAATGTTTACTCCGGTGATATAGGAAGCAAGTGGACTAGCTAGGAAGGATACTGCATGAGCTACCTCCTCGCAGGTTCCTGCACGACCAATTACATTCATCTTAGAAAATGT
It encodes the following:
- the ispH gene encoding 4-hydroxy-3-methylbut-2-enyl diphosphate reductase, encoding MNKIYLSNPRGFCAGVKYAISFVENVHSIYQNEQIYVRKEIVHNRRVVNDMEKKGIKFINELDEAPESSIVIFSAHGVSPEVVQTAKDKNMRIGDATCPLVTRVHRKAKKLKETHQIIYIGHEGHDEAIGTMGEAEMFLVESEEDVLSLKGKVNPNKPLTYLMQTTLSVSDTKKVIDKIAEVFPSVEHPDKDDICYATTERQEAVESMMDSIDAMLVIGAPNSSNSMRLVQLAQKKKAKSFRVSSADEIKKEDLDRLDIETMGITAGASSPQVLIDEIIAKILSFYPDVIVENFPDSREDSMNFKLPKELLK
- a CDS encoding SH3 domain-containing protein is translated as MYKILFPLLIILITSCSKTNLEKINNWLEKEEYEKLLEFSNKNKSKLTEEELYLSSKGISKFQSFLRKKKTEEKYSNKQYFHSLETKTGLKIKIITTDNGNLPTIDDIYEKSITNSKYYKNKSILDRFKYTFSTNEISENSFLLMDILEIDPRLFLQEFKAVWIESMKLGIIISLSDEAKEKFIQILHFLASKDETDLKNHFFISEGTNVNLRSGPGTENANIGKLNEEEVFQVDSDYNTTSIGNKTGKWIQIYVWKTDTVGWIFSPFLKKSNFNSAKAKSFEKEISKLSNFITVDFNDWNPQEIPDGFYGNYSASKKEIVDANIGFPIYPTSLVQGVCKKLKKDTQRITTVFSDQNSSERIILFYLKGVMSSNSKTLLKLEVENHKLYMNSKELDFGIEKNKPITFDLKFINEMESKIHFSILNGNDKEFFQNTKIERDAINSWELCIPQGKKSSSHLLLFSFTIY
- the lpxD gene encoding UDP-3-O-(3-hydroxymyristoyl)glucosamine N-acyltransferase, which produces MKEFTLKQVYELIPNSKILNTENPESVRFTSVAPLNANQEQFISYLSAKSHLAEAKKTKATALIVNEEISGSISNYPLLVVDNVDIQLAKVLELIYPSPKPDGVIAETAVIHKSAKIGQGTSIGHFVVIGANSQIGENCILEDGVKIGENVTIGNNARIGMNCVFHREIKIGNNFTVFGNSTFGGDGFKFVASGGIHHKIPQVGKVIIGDNVEIGSNCTVDRGGLADTIIGSGCKFDNMVHIAHNVIIGNNVIIAGQSGVAGSTTIGNGVIIGGGCCISDHLNVPEGTIVAGGTGMRTSPKKPDVYIGWDWGMTFAEFQKARVNIKHLVTFNKWASRIKEIEKKIGINPVE
- a CDS encoding AMP-binding protein is translated as MKTIYELLKFRANTHPNRKALFFEGRSFSYSDLLKSTNQSANYLLSLEIKKGDKFSILDFNTPSTLFLLFAANALGAIPIILNWRLTPREIESILVDAKVQTLFYGNEFEEIANKIETKKILLSSVNATSFSSIFFKEHILVSEEDIFVELYTSGTTGFPKKVPLSNKNLLSVVRNLATELPGFGADSINLVCAPFFHIGGVGYSLLTLYIGGENILFRKFDPLLVIKAIEERKITNALLVPAMLQAILHLPELGKLNFSSLRNIQHGGSPISEIILRNAKKIFQCYFTGAYGLTETSGISSLLRFDVQEKGLADGATKEDIHRLSSVGKPSPEMDICIKKESGEKAKVNELGEVCIKGEYVFSGYTNSHGLEQKEFDDENWFHTGDIGLLDEEGYLFLFDRKNDMILSKSENIYPIEVERVLATHPNIVDVAVVGIPDNEYGEIVTAFLVLRPGTNIDYPEIRSFAKNSFASFKIPRQIFIVNEIPRNLSGKILRKELKERFH